A genomic window from Lotus japonicus ecotype B-129 chromosome 1, LjGifu_v1.2 includes:
- the LOC130748348 gene encoding uncharacterized protein LOC130748348, whose translation MMKWAEVVDAATVEEFEVKWMQLFNMCKAKYSNFTSYCSTTWLVHKEKFAKAWTNHVMHFGTTTSNRAEGAHASLKKMLRDCKGDLATSWDASHSLTCNRHTEILASFERSIHRIDHIFMFPFYTNIRGFVSNKCLQLIDAEHIRMKSYGGCDCLLRETHGLPCGFTKAM comes from the exons atgatgaagtgggcagaggtggtggatgctgcaacagttgaagaatttgaagtgaaatggatgcaattgtttaatatgtgcaaggcaaaatacagcaactttacctcctattgttctactacatggttggttcacaaggagaaattcgccaaggcatggacaaatcatgtgatgcactttggaacaacaacaagtaacag ggctgagggtgcacatgccagtttgaagaagatgttacgggattgcaagggtgacctggccacttcatgggatgcgtcgcatagtttgacatgtaatcgacatactgaaatattagcatcgtttgagcgcagtattcacagaattgatcacattttcatgttcccattttacacaaatattagaggatttgtgtcaaacaaatgcctgcagctcatcgacgctgaacatataagaatgaagtcctacggcggatgcgattgcttgttgagagagactcatggactaccttgcggtt tcaccaaagctatgtag
- the LOC130721122 gene encoding mitogen-activated protein kinase kinase kinase 5-like isoform X1 has product MTPPPFSNNPTLQERRLTRQRKLRYLTDHDAGFRLTTDTCPSSFSSLPASPHRSDSDHWSSSAVPQPLPRPESQLTRRPDIPLPGSPASEHPPYAFSRKSVDHDGVRGCRSSSNLGRPSFDSCTANAKDDLRVNIPSDRVLTGGNGSWKDPREVLSHHDNDSESYITYISNLKLHFAAKSAPTSIFSSPVTSPRRLSSVDLFNPSINFPPDFNDVFKGLPAKTAHSPTDRSPLRSPGCHSPKLNPSIQGESLNHKTCPRVWPENNHVDAHPLPLPPKASPPPQAQSSTLHPSSIMHHTAENSPSMKGQWQKGKLIGRGSFGSVYLATNLETGASCAMKEVDLFPDDPKSADSIKQLEQEIKILGQLHHPNIVQYYGSEIVGDRLCIYMEYVYPGSLNKFMHEHCGAMTESVVRNFTRHILSGLAYLHSTKTIHRDIKGANLLVDSSGIVKLADFGVSKILTEKSFELSLKGSPYWMAPELMMAAIKKESKPEIAMAIDIWSLGCTIIEMLTGKPPWSEFEGPQAMFKVLHKSPDIPKSLSSEGQDFLQQCFRRNPADRPSAAVLLTHAFVQNLHDQDVLVHSHGSPRVDSGTRDDSRRHSPGHSSKNSRGVVPASMRARIRYKISNLFGDSSKKYDTDQESSPITSSRDSRCSRSEANSPQSPLKASTLNSLSVTKPTNLPFTIMRIMRHL; this is encoded by the exons ATGACTCCTCCACCTTTCTCTAACAACCCCACGCTTCAGGAGCGGAGGCTCACCAGACAGAGGAAGCTCCGCTACCTCACCGACCACGACGCCGGCTTCCGTTTAACCACCGACACGTGtccttcctctttttcttctctgCCGGCTTCTCCTCACCGCTCCGATTCCGACCACTGGTCTTCCTCCGCTGTCCCTCAACCGCTTCCCCGACCCGAATCGCAGTTGACCCGACGACCCGATATCCCCCTTCCCGGATCTCCGGCCTCCGAACATCCACCCTATGCTTTTTCCAG AAAGTCAGTGGATCATGATGGAGTGAGAGGTTGTAGGTCTTCAAGCAATTTGGGTAGACCCTCTTTTGATTCTTGCACTGCAAACGCAAAGGATGATTTGAGAGTGAATATTCCTTCTGATAGAGTCTTAACAGGTG GAAATGGTTCGTGGAAGGATCCGAGAGAAGTTCTCTCTCATCATGATAATGACTCGGAAAGTTATATAACTTATATTTCCAACTTAAAATTGCATTTTGCTGCCAAGAGTGCCCCAACAAGCATATTCTCTAGTCCTGTTACTAGTCCACGTAGGTTGAGCAGTGTGGATTTATTTAATCCTTCCATCAATTTCCCTCCAGATTTTAATGATGTTTTCAAGGGGTTGCCGGCTAAGACTGCTCATAGTCCAACGGATCGGTCTCCTCTTCGTAGCCCTGGGTGCCACAGTCCTAAACTCAACCCTAGCATTCAAGGGGAATCTCTGAACCATAAAACTTGCCCCAGAGTGTGGCCTGAAAATAACCATGTTGATGCACATCCATTGCCCCTTCCACCAAAGGCTTCACCACCACCGCAAGCACAATCATCTACACTGCATCCGTCAAGTATCATGCATCACACAGCAGAAAATTCACCTTCTATGAAAGGTCAATGGCAGAAAGGAAAACTTATTGGTCGTGGATCGTTTGGAAGTGTTTATCTTGCAACAAACTT AGAGACTGGAGCCTCATGTGCCATGAAAGAGGTGGATCTGTTTCCTGATGATCCTAAATCTGCTGACAGCATAAAGCAACTAGAACAG GAAATCAAAATTCTTGGTCAACTACACCATCCCAACATTGTGCAGTATTATGGAAGTGAAATA gttggtgatcgattgtgTATATATATGGAGTATGTGTATCCTGGATCACTTAATAAGTTTATGCATGAACATTGTGGGGCTATGACAGAATCTGTGGTTCGCAATTTTACTCGGCATATTCTTTCTGGATTGGCATACTTACATAGTACCAAGACTATCCACAG AGATATAAAGGGTGCAAACTTGCTGGTGGATTCATCAGGCATTGTCAAGCTTGCAGATTTTGGGGTGTCAAAAATT CTGACAGAGAAGTCATTTGAACTTTCATTAAAGGGAAGTCCCTATTGGATGGCTCCAGAG CTCATGATGGCTGCCATAAAGAAAGAATCTAAGCCTGAAATTGCAATGGCCATTGACATATGGAGCTTAGGGTGCACCATCATCGAAATGCTGACAGGAAAACCTCCATGGAGCGAGTTTGAAGGG CCTCAAGCCATGTTCAAGGTACTACACAAATCCCCAGATATACCCAAAAGTTTATCTTCAGAGGGACAGGACTTCCTTCAGCAGTGTTTCAGAAGGAATCCTGCAGATCGACCATCCGCAGCAGTTCTTCTTACACATGCATTTGTACAAAATCTGCATGATCAAGATGTTCTAGTTCATTCCCATGGATCTCCTAGAGTAGACTCCGGAACAAGA GATGATTCACGCAGACATAGTCCTGGACACAGTTCAAAAAATAGCCGTGGTGTAGTGCCAGCCTCCATGCGCGCACGGATACGTTACAAAATTTCTAATTTATTCGG AGACAGTTCAAAAAAGTATGACACTGATCAGGAATCTAGTCCTATTACATCTTCTCGTGACTCTCGTTGCTCACGGTCGGAAGCTAACAGTCCTCAATCTCCCTTGAAAGCTAGTACTCTCAACTCCTTGAGTGTTACTAAACCCACCAACTTACCTTTCACCATTATGAGAATCATGAGGCACCTTTGA
- the LOC130721122 gene encoding mitogen-activated protein kinase kinase kinase 5-like isoform X2 gives MTPPPFSNNPTLQERRLTRQRKLRYLTDHDAGFRLTTDTCPSSFSSLPASPHRSDSDHWSSSAVPQPLPRPESQLTRRPDIPLPGSPASEHPPYAFSRKSVDHDGVRGCRSSSNLGRPSFDSCTANAKDDLRVNIPSDRVLTGNGSWKDPREVLSHHDNDSESYITYISNLKLHFAAKSAPTSIFSSPVTSPRRLSSVDLFNPSINFPPDFNDVFKGLPAKTAHSPTDRSPLRSPGCHSPKLNPSIQGESLNHKTCPRVWPENNHVDAHPLPLPPKASPPPQAQSSTLHPSSIMHHTAENSPSMKGQWQKGKLIGRGSFGSVYLATNLETGASCAMKEVDLFPDDPKSADSIKQLEQEIKILGQLHHPNIVQYYGSEIVGDRLCIYMEYVYPGSLNKFMHEHCGAMTESVVRNFTRHILSGLAYLHSTKTIHRDIKGANLLVDSSGIVKLADFGVSKILTEKSFELSLKGSPYWMAPELMMAAIKKESKPEIAMAIDIWSLGCTIIEMLTGKPPWSEFEGPQAMFKVLHKSPDIPKSLSSEGQDFLQQCFRRNPADRPSAAVLLTHAFVQNLHDQDVLVHSHGSPRVDSGTRDDSRRHSPGHSSKNSRGVVPASMRARIRYKISNLFGDSSKKYDTDQESSPITSSRDSRCSRSEANSPQSPLKASTLNSLSVTKPTNLPFTIMRIMRHL, from the exons ATGACTCCTCCACCTTTCTCTAACAACCCCACGCTTCAGGAGCGGAGGCTCACCAGACAGAGGAAGCTCCGCTACCTCACCGACCACGACGCCGGCTTCCGTTTAACCACCGACACGTGtccttcctctttttcttctctgCCGGCTTCTCCTCACCGCTCCGATTCCGACCACTGGTCTTCCTCCGCTGTCCCTCAACCGCTTCCCCGACCCGAATCGCAGTTGACCCGACGACCCGATATCCCCCTTCCCGGATCTCCGGCCTCCGAACATCCACCCTATGCTTTTTCCAG AAAGTCAGTGGATCATGATGGAGTGAGAGGTTGTAGGTCTTCAAGCAATTTGGGTAGACCCTCTTTTGATTCTTGCACTGCAAACGCAAAGGATGATTTGAGAGTGAATATTCCTTCTGATAGAGTCTTAACAG GAAATGGTTCGTGGAAGGATCCGAGAGAAGTTCTCTCTCATCATGATAATGACTCGGAAAGTTATATAACTTATATTTCCAACTTAAAATTGCATTTTGCTGCCAAGAGTGCCCCAACAAGCATATTCTCTAGTCCTGTTACTAGTCCACGTAGGTTGAGCAGTGTGGATTTATTTAATCCTTCCATCAATTTCCCTCCAGATTTTAATGATGTTTTCAAGGGGTTGCCGGCTAAGACTGCTCATAGTCCAACGGATCGGTCTCCTCTTCGTAGCCCTGGGTGCCACAGTCCTAAACTCAACCCTAGCATTCAAGGGGAATCTCTGAACCATAAAACTTGCCCCAGAGTGTGGCCTGAAAATAACCATGTTGATGCACATCCATTGCCCCTTCCACCAAAGGCTTCACCACCACCGCAAGCACAATCATCTACACTGCATCCGTCAAGTATCATGCATCACACAGCAGAAAATTCACCTTCTATGAAAGGTCAATGGCAGAAAGGAAAACTTATTGGTCGTGGATCGTTTGGAAGTGTTTATCTTGCAACAAACTT AGAGACTGGAGCCTCATGTGCCATGAAAGAGGTGGATCTGTTTCCTGATGATCCTAAATCTGCTGACAGCATAAAGCAACTAGAACAG GAAATCAAAATTCTTGGTCAACTACACCATCCCAACATTGTGCAGTATTATGGAAGTGAAATA gttggtgatcgattgtgTATATATATGGAGTATGTGTATCCTGGATCACTTAATAAGTTTATGCATGAACATTGTGGGGCTATGACAGAATCTGTGGTTCGCAATTTTACTCGGCATATTCTTTCTGGATTGGCATACTTACATAGTACCAAGACTATCCACAG AGATATAAAGGGTGCAAACTTGCTGGTGGATTCATCAGGCATTGTCAAGCTTGCAGATTTTGGGGTGTCAAAAATT CTGACAGAGAAGTCATTTGAACTTTCATTAAAGGGAAGTCCCTATTGGATGGCTCCAGAG CTCATGATGGCTGCCATAAAGAAAGAATCTAAGCCTGAAATTGCAATGGCCATTGACATATGGAGCTTAGGGTGCACCATCATCGAAATGCTGACAGGAAAACCTCCATGGAGCGAGTTTGAAGGG CCTCAAGCCATGTTCAAGGTACTACACAAATCCCCAGATATACCCAAAAGTTTATCTTCAGAGGGACAGGACTTCCTTCAGCAGTGTTTCAGAAGGAATCCTGCAGATCGACCATCCGCAGCAGTTCTTCTTACACATGCATTTGTACAAAATCTGCATGATCAAGATGTTCTAGTTCATTCCCATGGATCTCCTAGAGTAGACTCCGGAACAAGA GATGATTCACGCAGACATAGTCCTGGACACAGTTCAAAAAATAGCCGTGGTGTAGTGCCAGCCTCCATGCGCGCACGGATACGTTACAAAATTTCTAATTTATTCGG AGACAGTTCAAAAAAGTATGACACTGATCAGGAATCTAGTCCTATTACATCTTCTCGTGACTCTCGTTGCTCACGGTCGGAAGCTAACAGTCCTCAATCTCCCTTGAAAGCTAGTACTCTCAACTCCTTGAGTGTTACTAAACCCACCAACTTACCTTTCACCATTATGAGAATCATGAGGCACCTTTGA